The Shewanella sp. KX20019 genome window below encodes:
- the lepB gene encoding signal peptidase I, producing MTRLLTLLKQNRSLILFVSLMLVFRSAVADWNSVPTGSMKPTIVEGDRLLVNKMAYDLRIPFTHISIAKLADPQRGDIVIFDSMASDKKLVKRVIGLPSDIISMRDNVLSINGKTLQYSDASSQKKDASEIRVENLLGLNHQVKLAGISGQGIITRQSSFGPITVPADHYLVLGDNRDHSADSRMIGFVPRAEIVGRSQTVVFSANYENYYLPRQERFLHPL from the coding sequence ATGACAAGATTATTAACTCTGCTGAAACAGAATCGCTCTCTCATTTTGTTTGTGTCACTCATGCTGGTTTTTAGAAGCGCCGTTGCCGATTGGAATAGCGTGCCCACCGGTTCGATGAAACCCACGATCGTCGAAGGTGATCGTTTGTTGGTTAATAAAATGGCTTATGACCTTCGCATTCCATTTACCCATATATCCATTGCTAAGCTTGCGGATCCGCAACGCGGTGATATCGTGATTTTTGATTCAATGGCCAGCGACAAAAAATTAGTCAAACGAGTGATAGGCCTTCCCAGTGACATAATATCAATGCGTGATAATGTATTATCGATTAATGGTAAAACTTTGCAGTACAGCGATGCATCTTCACAGAAAAAGGACGCTTCTGAGATCCGAGTTGAGAATCTGTTAGGCTTGAACCATCAGGTAAAACTAGCAGGAATATCAGGGCAAGGTATTATTACTCGTCAGTCTAGTTTTGGTCCCATTACCGTCCCAGCAGACCATTATTTGGTACTTGGTGATAATCGCGATCACAGTGCGGATTCGAGAATGATAGGCTTTGTGCCACGAGCCGAAATTGTTGGCCGTTCACAAACAGTGGTATTTTCGGCTAATTACGAGAACTACTACCTCCCAAGACAAGAGCGCTTCTTGCACCCTTTATAG